CGGGCTGCTCGTCGCGTCGAACTGCTCCTGCTGATAGATCGGCTTGGGCGGCGACGAGCACGCCGCCAGCACGGTCGCGGCCGCGAGCGCGCACGAAACGGAAAACAGGCGAAATCGGTTGTGCATGGCGTCTTTCAAAAGGCTCGGCGAGATGCCGCGCGGGGCTGCGGGTGCAGCGGCGGGGCCGGTGCGATGCGCGTGGCAATCTCGTATGGCCGGGGCGTCATTATAGTTTCGTTTGATGTCGCGCTCGCTTCAGGCGGCCGGCCCAGGCCGCGCGGCGACGAGCAGTTGCGATGCCAGCGGATGATGTTCGCCGCGCCGCGAGCGGATCGCATGGATCTCCTCGGTCACGTCGCCCGCCCGGCCGAGCCGGCGCAGCCCGCGCAGCAGCGACGCGTCGTTCGCGCCGAGTTCGCTGAGCGGAAACACGCCGAGGCCGCGCGCCGCGAACACGGCCATCAGCGCGCTGTCCTCGAATTCCCCGGTCACGCGCGGCACGATCCGTTCCCGTTCCAGCCACAGGTCGAGGCGTGCGCGCAGCGCCGAGTGAGCGGTCGGCAGCAGCACCGGCAGTTCGGCGAGGCACTGCGGAAAGCGCTGCCGCGCGGCCGGCGTGACGAGCGCAGCGGGTCCGTACCAGTCGACCGGCGACGCGACGAGTCGCTCGCCCGTCACGCGCAGATTCGACCCCGACGGCGCGCCCTGGCCGGCCAGCACGAGGTCGAGATGGTGCAGCGCGAGTTCCGCGAGCAGCGCGTCGTGCTCGCCTTCGTGGCACAGCAGCCGCAACGTGGGCGTGTCGAGCACCGGCGCGAGGATCGCATGCGCGGCGAGCTTCGAGATTCCGTCCGCCAGGCCGACCGCCAGCCGCACGGTCGGCTGGCTGGCCGCCGCGCGTACTTCGTCGGGAATCAGCCTGCCCATCTCGAAGATGACCTCCGCGCGCGCATACGCGGCCCGGCCCGCATCGGTCATTGCGACGCCGCGCCCGGCCGGGCGCAGCAGCTGGTGGCCGAGCGCCTTTTCCAGTTCGCGGACCTGCGCGCTGATCGTCTGCACGGCCATGTCGAGCCGCTCCGCCGCGCGCGCGAAGCCGCCTTCCTTCACGACGACCCAGAAATAGTACAAGTGACGAAAATTCAGCATCGGATCGAT
The sequence above is a segment of the Burkholderia diffusa genome. Coding sequences within it:
- a CDS encoding LysR family transcriptional regulator — protein: MLNFRHLYYFWVVVKEGGFARAAERLDMAVQTISAQVRELEKALGHQLLRPAGRGVAMTDAGRAAYARAEVIFEMGRLIPDEVRAAASQPTVRLAVGLADGISKLAAHAILAPVLDTPTLRLLCHEGEHDALLAELALHHLDLVLAGQGAPSGSNLRVTGERLVASPVDWYGPAALVTPAARQRFPQCLAELPVLLPTAHSALRARLDLWLERERIVPRVTGEFEDSALMAVFAARGLGVFPLSELGANDASLLRGLRRLGRAGDVTEEIHAIRSRRGEHHPLASQLLVAARPGPAA